The following proteins come from a genomic window of Streptococcus oralis:
- a CDS encoding DapH/DapD/GlmU-related protein, which yields MKNDRKAQLIITIFKYGKRHVGRSTFYHKLNYKMYQILNAIFVIGIFNTELPASQNISDDIILFHPYGIIVNGDVTLGNNVVIRQQVTIGNKGMERDVGKSPIIEAGVDIGAGAKIIGGITIGEGSKVGANAVVTKSFPPGSILVGVPARNIALEK from the coding sequence ATGAAAAATGATAGGAAAGCTCAACTAATAATTACAATTTTTAAATATGGTAAAAGACATGTAGGACGGTCAACTTTTTATCATAAGTTAAATTATAAAATGTATCAAATTTTAAATGCTATATTTGTAATTGGTATTTTCAATACAGAATTACCAGCATCACAAAATATTAGTGATGATATAATATTGTTTCATCCATATGGGATAATAGTTAATGGCGATGTAACTTTAGGGAATAATGTTGTGATAAGACAGCAGGTTACCATTGGTAATAAAGGGATGGAAAGGGACGTGGGAAAATCTCCTATTATCGAAGCAGGTGTTGATATTGGAGCAGGCGCTAAAATTATAGGAGGGATAACGATTGGTGAGGGTTCAAAGGTAGGAGCTAATGCTGTTGTAACAAAAAGCTTTCCACCTGGTTCAATTTTAGTAGGAGTTCCAGCGAGGAATATAGCATTAGAGAAGTAA
- a CDS encoding acyltransferase, with the protein MLNSLIRRFNQIFYSYRVRRKAAVAKGRVYTGGKTFVTSNTYLSENVSFNGMSMFGEGRISIGRNFHSGMNCQIITSFHDYDTGTKIPYDNKYIHKDVIIDDNVWIGNNVIILGGSHIGEGAVIQAGSTVVGKIPPGAIAGGHPARVFKFRNMEHYEELKRLEQFY; encoded by the coding sequence ATGCTAAATAGTTTAATTAGAAGATTTAATCAAATTTTCTATAGTTATCGGGTTAGAAGAAAAGCTGCAGTTGCTAAAGGAAGAGTGTACACGGGTGGAAAAACATTTGTTACTTCGAATACCTATCTTTCTGAGAATGTTTCTTTTAATGGCATGTCAATGTTTGGAGAAGGTAGAATTTCGATAGGAAGAAATTTCCATTCTGGTATGAATTGCCAAATTATAACGTCATTTCATGACTATGATACAGGAACTAAGATACCATACGACAACAAGTACATACATAAAGACGTAATTATTGATGATAATGTGTGGATTGGGAATAATGTTATTATCCTCGGCGGATCTCATATCGGAGAAGGAGCAGTTATTCAAGCAGGGAGTACAGTTGTAGGGAAAATACCTCCAGGAGCAATCGCAGGTGGTCATCCAGCAAGAGTATTTAAATTTAGGAATATGGAGCATTATGAAGAATTAAAGAGACTAGAACAATTTTATTAG
- a CDS encoding O-antigen ligase family protein — protein sequence MKISLSKVFFLQFCALYIFTILYPRGITLTYSPSADFFTLIYKFCLYFTIAVSMIYIFIKILYQRLHLAAYTFFILQYYIVSIVITLFLTGTIDSGLQSVFYPICIYLFFNEIQDRVLIIKISDIFLYCLTLLFFINTLDLMMNFTNIYHITFLGHVQVISQFGIIAFFISSYYLMIGNRNRKIALLLQILTVLNCLYADVFLSKVIAIFMIIYALSFNIKRVFWKRGILISFLTFIITILLLFIDIQGYLIRYLQYFDFTFNGRYQIWRIAYQKFLDSKIYGYGVFSLHFNLPWQDSGAKGINYAHNQFMQLAIDSGVIGIVSFFIMIFYMIFLTRKIRNFRVASLFLFSYFCLFIVMFIESVTYYPYYFIILIFQILYERLEQVGEC from the coding sequence ATGAAAATATCACTTTCTAAAGTATTTTTTTTACAATTTTGTGCACTTTATATCTTTACAATTTTATATCCTAGAGGCATTACATTAACTTATTCTCCATCTGCAGATTTTTTTACTCTGATTTATAAATTTTGTTTATATTTCACCATCGCAGTCAGTATGATATATATTTTTATAAAAATATTATATCAGAGACTACACCTAGCGGCATATACTTTTTTTATATTGCAGTATTATATTGTTTCTATAGTTATTACATTGTTTTTAACAGGCACAATAGATTCGGGTTTACAATCAGTCTTTTATCCGATCTGTATATATTTATTTTTTAATGAGATTCAAGATAGAGTATTGATTATAAAAATTAGTGATATATTTTTATACTGTTTAACTCTTTTATTCTTTATAAATACTTTGGATCTTATGATGAATTTTACCAATATTTATCATATAACCTTTTTGGGGCATGTCCAAGTGATATCACAATTTGGAATTATAGCTTTTTTCATTTCTTCCTATTACTTAATGATAGGAAATAGAAATCGCAAGATAGCCTTACTATTACAAATTTTGACTGTGCTCAATTGTCTATATGCTGATGTTTTTTTATCAAAGGTTATAGCAATCTTCATGATTATTTACGCATTATCATTTAACATAAAGAGAGTATTTTGGAAGAGAGGGATTCTGATTTCTTTCTTGACATTTATTATAACTATTCTGCTTCTTTTCATTGATATTCAAGGTTATTTGATAAGATATTTACAATATTTTGATTTTACTTTTAATGGCCGCTATCAAATTTGGCGTATTGCTTATCAAAAATTTTTAGATTCAAAAATATATGGTTATGGAGTTTTTAGCCTTCATTTCAATCTTCCGTGGCAAGATTCTGGTGCTAAGGGGATCAACTATGCTCATAATCAGTTTATGCAATTAGCAATAGATAGTGGAGTAATTGGTATCGTCTCTTTCTTTATTATGATTTTTTATATGATATTTTTAACAAGGAAGATTAGAAATTTTAGAGTAGCTTCACTGTTTTTATTTTCGTACTTTTGTTTGTTTATAGTAATGTTTATTGAAAGTGTAACCTATTACCCGTATTACTTTATTATATTGATTTTTCAAATATTATATGAAAGGTTAGAGCAGGTGGGAGAATGCTAA
- the tagD gene encoding glycerol-3-phosphate cytidylyltransferase: MKRVITYGTFDLLHYGHINLLKRAKQLGDYLIVVVSSDEFNLKEKNKVCYFNFEHRKNLVEAIRYVDLVIPETSWEQKKTDIKEYHIDTFVMGDDWKGKFDYLKEEGVEVVYLPRTKEISTTKIKEDLAD, encoded by the coding sequence ATGAAAAGAGTAATTACTTATGGAACCTTTGATTTGCTTCATTATGGACATATCAATTTGCTAAAGAGAGCAAAGCAATTAGGAGATTATCTCATTGTTGTAGTTTCAAGTGATGAGTTCAATTTGAAAGAAAAAAATAAAGTTTGTTACTTTAATTTTGAACATAGAAAAAATTTGGTTGAAGCAATAAGATATGTTGATCTGGTGATTCCTGAAACAAGCTGGGAACAGAAAAAAACAGATATTAAAGAATATCACATTGATACATTTGTTATGGGGGATGATTGGAAAGGAAAATTTGATTATTTAAAAGAAGAAGGAGTGGAAGTAGTTTATTTACCAAGAACTAAAGAAATATCAACAACTAAAATTAAAGAAGATTTAGCAGATTAG
- a CDS encoding lipopolysaccharide biosynthesis protein: protein MKDWHKLWNYKSHYEEMSVGMKAALWYTVANFIQKGFVFLSTPILTRILNVNDYGTLMLYQSWFVLFAIFATLNLSQTAYNKGLVEFENDKDNFTFSLLFLSKIITIIVAFLYFTFNILVRDSTGLTPSFMIFLFSDILFNISIEFYLARQRFEFKYRKAVLISTSSSFFIVAISTTILLAIKNDLFIKIVLDSIIRIIFGLYCFYLLFFSERRQLKIEKKYIKYGLSYSLPLIPHFLSHYILNQSDRLMINMFDGKEKLAIYSLAYSVSMIMFLFTNAINQSIMPYTFQALKKKDYCGIHGNTKWLFVVVGGITALSILFAPELIVILGGNKYKESIWLVPPIAISVYFLFVYSMFSNISFYYKMNKLISLVSTGAALSNIILNYIFINIFGYQAAAYTTLLCYILLAFSHFFLYRFLLKKEEIHEELYNMKMILIISLILLIILFLILVIYNLAIIRYAIIAIVLFLLFTKRNKIITSLKS, encoded by the coding sequence GTGAAAGATTGGCACAAATTATGGAATTATAAAAGCCATTACGAAGAAATGTCTGTCGGGATGAAAGCAGCACTCTGGTATACTGTTGCAAATTTTATTCAAAAGGGTTTTGTATTTCTTTCAACTCCGATTTTAACCAGAATACTTAATGTTAATGATTACGGTACATTGATGCTTTACCAATCATGGTTTGTACTATTTGCTATTTTTGCGACCTTGAATCTTTCTCAAACAGCTTATAATAAGGGATTAGTAGAATTTGAGAATGATAAAGATAATTTTACATTTTCTTTGTTGTTTTTGTCTAAGATTATTACTATAATTGTTGCTTTTTTATATTTTACTTTTAATATACTGGTTAGAGATAGTACTGGATTAACTCCCAGTTTCATGATATTTTTATTCAGTGATATTTTATTTAATATTAGTATAGAATTTTATTTGGCACGTCAGAGATTTGAATTCAAATATAGAAAAGCAGTTCTAATTTCAACTTCTTCAAGTTTTTTTATTGTAGCTATTAGTACAACTATCTTATTAGCGATTAAGAATGATTTATTCATTAAAATTGTATTAGATTCTATTATCCGAATTATCTTTGGTTTATATTGTTTTTATCTCTTGTTTTTTTCAGAGAGAAGGCAACTTAAGATAGAAAAAAAATATATTAAATATGGTTTGAGTTATTCATTACCTTTGATACCGCATTTCTTATCGCACTATATTTTGAATCAGTCTGACCGTTTGATGATTAACATGTTTGATGGTAAGGAGAAATTAGCTATATATAGTCTAGCTTATTCTGTATCAATGATTATGTTTTTGTTTACTAATGCAATTAATCAATCAATAATGCCGTATACATTTCAAGCTTTGAAAAAAAAGGATTATTGTGGGATACATGGGAACACCAAATGGCTTTTTGTAGTAGTTGGGGGGATCACAGCTCTCTCAATTCTATTTGCACCAGAACTAATTGTTATTTTAGGCGGCAATAAATATAAGGAATCAATTTGGCTAGTACCTCCAATTGCCATCTCGGTTTATTTCCTTTTTGTATATTCTATGTTTAGTAATATCAGTTTCTATTATAAGATGAATAAGCTGATTTCGTTAGTTTCCACAGGTGCGGCTCTTTCAAATATTATTTTAAATTATATTTTTATTAATATATTTGGGTATCAAGCTGCAGCTTACACTACATTATTATGCTATATATTGTTAGCGTTTTCTCATTTTTTCTTATATAGATTTTTATTAAAAAAAGAGGAGATTCATGAGGAACTTTATAATATGAAGATGATTTTAATAATATCTTTAATATTATTAATAATACTATTTTTGATACTTGTTATTTATAACTTAGCCATTATAAGATATGCAATTATTGCAATTGTTTTATTTCTTTTGTTTACAAAGAGAAATAAAATAATTACATCGCTAAAAAGTTGA
- the pssD gene encoding PssD/Cps14F family polysaccharide biosynthesis glycosyltransferase produces MKICLVGSSGGHLTHLYLLKPFWKDKERFWVTFDKEDARSILGNETFYPCHYPTNRNLKNLIKNTILAFNILRKERPDVIISSGAAVAVPFFYLGKLFGAKTVYIEVFDRIDAPTLTGKLVYPVTDKFIVQWEEMKKVYPKAINLGGIF; encoded by the coding sequence ATGAAAATATGTTTAGTTGGATCTAGTGGAGGTCATCTGACTCATTTATATCTATTAAAGCCTTTCTGGAAAGATAAGGAAAGATTTTGGGTTACTTTTGATAAAGAGGATGCAAGAAGTATCTTGGGAAATGAGACATTTTATCCTTGTCATTATCCTACTAATCGTAATTTGAAAAATCTTATTAAAAATACGATTCTTGCTTTCAATATTTTGAGAAAGGAACGCCCTGATGTTATCATCTCATCAGGGGCTGCTGTGGCAGTTCCTTTCTTCTATCTAGGGAAACTATTTGGTGCTAAAACAGTCTATATTGAAGTTTTTGACCGTATTGATGCGCCAACTTTAACAGGGAAATTGGTATATCCAGTAACAGATAAGTTCATAGTTCAGTGGGAGGAAATGAAAAAAGTATATCCGAAAGCAATCAATCTCGGAGGGATTTTCTAA
- a CDS encoding glycosyltransferase family 32 protein: MIPKKIHYCWFGGGPLPTDVKKCIDSWRKFCPDYEIIRWDESNFIISDQNNFVQAAYENKAWAFVSDYARLRIIYENGGIYLDTDVELIRNLDELLDHVAFFGAHQVNGLVATGLGFGSEKRTKILKELLRLYDNTDFDPCKKNELACPILNSFVFTDFGYQPSSNIVQTEYFTIYPAEYFDPIYVGANAKNLLSEKTYSIHHYSASWTPVRVRIKNKIIRYIGRDKILQLKKILERKR, translated from the coding sequence ATGATTCCAAAAAAAATACATTATTGCTGGTTTGGTGGAGGTCCATTACCTACTGATGTTAAAAAATGTATTGATAGCTGGAGAAAATTTTGTCCGGACTATGAGATTATTAGATGGGATGAAAGCAATTTCATTATTAGTGATCAAAACAATTTTGTTCAGGCTGCATATGAAAACAAAGCTTGGGCATTTGTTAGCGACTATGCACGGTTAAGAATCATATATGAAAATGGTGGTATCTATTTGGATACAGATGTTGAATTGATTAGAAATCTTGATGAATTGCTTGACCATGTAGCTTTTTTTGGTGCTCACCAGGTAAATGGATTAGTAGCTACTGGTCTAGGTTTTGGTTCGGAAAAGAGGACGAAGATATTAAAAGAATTATTAAGACTGTATGATAATACGGATTTTGATCCGTGTAAAAAGAATGAGTTGGCATGTCCCATACTTAATTCGTTTGTCTTTACTGATTTTGGCTATCAGCCTTCTTCTAACATTGTTCAAACGGAGTATTTTACTATCTATCCTGCTGAGTATTTTGATCCTATATATGTTGGAGCCAATGCTAAAAATTTATTATCGGAGAAAACATATTCAATTCATCATTACAGTGCCTCTTGGACTCCTGTGAGAGTTAGAATAAAAAATAAGATTATTAGATATATTGGTAGGGATAAGATTCTACAATTAAAGAAAATTCTAGAAAGGAAAAGATAA
- a CDS encoding tyrosine-protein kinase encodes MPTLEIAHKKLDQARKAEEYYNALRTNIQLSGNNLKVISITSVKPGEGKSTTSTNIAWAFARAGYKTLLIDADIRNSVMSGVFKSREKITGLTEFLSGTTDLSQGLCDTNVENLFVIQAGSVSPNPTALLQSENFATMLDTLRKYFDYIIVDTAPIGVVIDAAIITQKCDASILVTAVGETNRRDVQKAKGQLEQTSKPFLGIVLNKLNTSVEKYGSYGAYGNYGKK; translated from the coding sequence ATGCCAACGTTAGAAATCGCACATAAAAAATTGGATCAGGCAAGAAAAGCTGAAGAGTATTACAATGCACTCCGCACCAATATACAGTTGAGTGGGAATAACTTGAAAGTTATTTCGATCACGTCTGTGAAACCGGGTGAAGGAAAGTCAACCACTTCTACAAATATTGCTTGGGCCTTTGCGCGTGCAGGCTATAAGACGCTTTTAATCGATGCTGATATTCGTAATTCTGTCATGTCAGGGGTTTTTAAATCACGCGAGAAGATTACAGGACTAACAGAGTTCTTATCTGGAACGACAGATCTATCACAAGGGCTATGTGATACCAATGTTGAAAACTTGTTTGTTATTCAAGCGGGTTCTGTATCACCAAACCCAACAGCTTTGCTGCAAAGTGAAAATTTTGCAACCATGCTTGATACCTTGCGTAAGTACTTTGATTACATCATCGTGGATACAGCACCAATTGGAGTTGTCATCGATGCAGCTATCATCACTCAAAAATGTGACGCTTCTATTTTGGTAACTGCAGTAGGTGAAACAAATCGACGTGATGTTCAAAAGGCAAAAGGGCAGCTCGAACAAACAAGCAAACCATTCTTAGGAATTGTGCTCAATAAATTGAATACCTCTGTTGAAAAATATGGTTCTTATGGGGCCTACGGTAACTACGGCAAAAAATAA
- a CDS encoding glycosyltransferase gives MIFVTVGTHEQQFNRLIKEVDRLKGEGFIQDDVFIQTGFSDYEPVHCQWKALISYDEMNRYMDEADIVITHGGPATFMGVISKGKRPIVVPRQEKFGEHVNDHQMEFCLKLLGEGYDLVVIDEIDKLNENIKYSKVQQVSSHNSKFTNELSDIIENMFI, from the coding sequence ATGATTTTTGTGACAGTAGGTACTCATGAGCAACAGTTTAATCGACTTATTAAAGAAGTTGATAGATTAAAAGGTGAGGGATTTATTCAGGATGATGTTTTTATTCAGACTGGTTTTTCAGACTATGAACCAGTGCACTGCCAATGGAAAGCTTTGATTTCTTATGATGAGATGAATCGATATATGGATGAAGCAGATATTGTCATTACACATGGCGGACCTGCAACATTTATGGGAGTGATTTCCAAGGGGAAGAGACCAATTGTAGTACCAAGACAGGAAAAATTTGGCGAGCATGTGAATGATCACCAAATGGAATTTTGCTTAAAGTTACTAGGCGAAGGATACGATCTAGTTGTAATCGATGAAATTGATAAACTTAATGAGAATATTAAATATTCAAAAGTTCAGCAAGTTAGTTCTCATAATAGTAAGTTTACTAATGAACTGTCAGATATAATTGAAAATATGTTTATATAA
- a CDS encoding sugar transferase yields MKGKGFKLSLAVVQSILVILLAYLLSFVRETEIASITVIILYLLHYFVFYISDYGRDFFKRGYLIELVQTLKYTIFFALAISISNFFLEERFSISRRGMIYFLTLHTLLIYFLNFLIKKYLKQLYLNFKGSRKILLITAASRIDKVIDKLNESNDVFGKLVAVSVLDKPDFKHENVTVIPEDEIVSFATHEVVDEVFINLPTEQYNIREFVSQFETMGIDVMVNLNAFDSSLALDKQIREMAGLSVVIFSTKFYKTSHVIAKRIIDIIGSIFGLLICGIISIILIPLIRKDGGSAIFAQTRIGKNGRHFTFYKFRSMCVDAEEKKQALLEQNTMEGGMFKVDNDPRITKVGRFIRKTSLDELPQFYNVLKGDMSLVGTRPPTVDEYEQYTPEQKRRLSFRPGITGLWQVSGRSEITNFDDVVKLDVEYIDGWTIWKDIEILLKTVKVVFMRDGAK; encoded by the coding sequence ATGAAAGGAAAAGGATTCAAATTGTCTCTGGCGGTGGTTCAGAGTATTCTTGTCATTTTATTGGCTTACTTACTTAGTTTTGTAAGAGAAACGGAGATTGCTTCAATAACAGTAATTATACTTTATCTCCTTCATTACTTCGTGTTTTATATTAGTGATTATGGACGAGATTTTTTTAAAAGAGGTTATCTAATTGAACTTGTCCAGACGTTAAAATATACTATTTTCTTTGCACTAGCGATCAGTATTTCAAACTTTTTCTTGGAAGAACGCTTTAGCATATCAAGAAGGGGCATGATTTATTTCCTGACTTTACATACTTTGCTGATTTACTTCCTAAATTTCCTGATTAAGAAATATTTAAAACAGCTTTATCTCAATTTTAAGGGGAGCCGAAAAATTCTTCTAATTACAGCGGCTTCTCGAATTGATAAAGTGATTGATAAGTTGAACGAGTCAAATGATGTATTTGGTAAACTAGTAGCTGTTAGTGTTTTAGACAAACCGGATTTCAAACACGAAAATGTCACAGTAATTCCAGAGGATGAAATAGTTTCTTTTGCAACTCATGAAGTAGTTGACGAGGTATTCATAAATCTCCCGACGGAGCAATACAATATCAGAGAATTTGTATCACAATTTGAGACAATGGGAATTGATGTGATGGTCAATCTGAATGCTTTTGATAGCAGTCTTGCTCTTGACAAGCAAATTCGTGAAATGGCAGGGCTAAGTGTTGTTATTTTCTCAACTAAATTTTATAAGACAAGCCATGTGATTGCAAAACGTATTATTGATATTATTGGTTCTATTTTTGGCCTACTAATTTGTGGGATTATTAGCATCATTTTGATTCCCTTAATTCGAAAAGATGGAGGATCTGCAATTTTTGCTCAGACTCGTATCGGTAAAAATGGGCGTCACTTCACTTTCTACAAGTTTCGATCAATGTGTGTAGATGCTGAAGAGAAGAAACAAGCACTCCTCGAACAGAACACTATGGAAGGCGGTATGTTTAAGGTAGATAATGATCCTCGTATCACGAAGGTAGGACGTTTTATTCGTAAAACGAGCCTAGACGAACTTCCTCAGTTCTATAATGTTCTCAAGGGAGATATGAGTTTGGTAGGAACAAGACCTCCAACAGTGGATGAGTATGAACAATATACACCTGAGCAGAAACGTCGTCTTAGCTTCCGACCAGGAATCACAGGTCTCTGGCAGGTTAGTGGACGAAGTGAAATAACGAATTTCGATGATGTGGTCAAACTTGACGTAGAGTATATTGATGGCTGGACAATCTGGAAAGATATTGAAATTTTATTGAAGACCGTTAAGGTTGTATTTATGAGAGATGGGGCGAAGTAG
- a CDS encoding CDP-glycerol glycerophosphotransferase family protein, whose protein sequence is MNIIRYFKRNGFRYALNVLYQYKIQKILDSIVVRFTKFKKLQNIIVIECHTDFDNNGGAFYDYLIRNNYNKKYKIILLLKNRLVRTLPENVDYFYLKKPSLRKAYLLSLSKFFLFDNDILRKYRKDQKYFYLTHGCFPLKNTIGKITVPNYVDFVLSPSGNVDNIIVKQFGLTSKEQCLHTGFPCHDIFYSKPEPLVFLSDYDKKIIWAPTFRKGGGYNRNDSTASYPLGIPLLETLDELANLNTYLSQRDIVLIVKLHPMQDISDLELKQFSHIKFLTNQDLNRKNTNLYQLLMNSDALLSDYSAISYDYLHLDKPIGYVFSDLNDYKLGLSVDNVDDYIAGDKILSFNNLLHFIDNIYLEIDKNKEKRKELFNKIFEKQDGESCERLAQIMEL, encoded by the coding sequence ATGAATATTATAAGATACTTTAAAAGAAATGGATTTCGATATGCATTAAATGTCCTCTATCAATATAAAATTCAAAAGATTTTAGATTCAATTGTTGTTAGATTTACTAAGTTTAAAAAGTTACAAAATATTATTGTCATTGAATGTCACACAGACTTTGATAATAATGGAGGAGCTTTTTATGATTATTTGATAAGAAATAATTATAATAAGAAATATAAAATTATTTTATTATTAAAAAATCGACTAGTACGTACTCTTCCTGAGAATGTAGATTATTTTTATTTGAAAAAACCTAGTTTGAGAAAGGCATATTTGTTATCATTAAGTAAATTTTTTCTTTTCGATAATGATATACTTCGTAAATATAGAAAAGATCAAAAATACTTTTATTTAACACATGGATGCTTTCCTTTAAAAAATACAATAGGTAAAATAACAGTTCCGAATTATGTTGATTTTGTTCTATCTCCCTCGGGCAATGTAGATAATATTATAGTTAAGCAGTTTGGATTAACATCTAAAGAGCAATGTCTTCACACTGGTTTTCCGTGTCATGATATCTTTTATTCAAAACCAGAACCTCTAGTATTTTTATCTGATTATGATAAAAAAATTATCTGGGCACCAACTTTTAGAAAGGGTGGTGGCTATAATAGAAATGATAGTACAGCTAGCTATCCTTTAGGTATTCCGTTACTTGAAACACTAGATGAACTTGCAAACCTAAACACATATCTAAGCCAACGGGATATTGTCCTGATTGTAAAGTTACATCCAATGCAAGATATTTCAGATTTGGAGTTGAAACAATTTAGTCATATTAAGTTTCTGACAAATCAAGATTTGAATCGTAAAAATACAAATCTGTATCAATTACTGATGAATTCAGATGCTTTACTCAGTGACTATTCTGCAATCTCGTATGATTATTTACACCTTGATAAACCAATAGGGTATGTTTTTTCGGATCTAAATGATTATAAGTTGGGGCTTTCAGTTGATAATGTAGATGATTACATAGCAGGTGATAAGATACTGTCTTTTAACAACTTGCTGCACTTTATTGATAACATTTATCTAGAAATTGATAAAAATAAAGAAAAACGCAAGGAATTATTTAATAAAATATTTGAAAAACAGGATGGAGAATCGTGTGAAAGATTGGCACAAATTATGGAATTATAA
- a CDS encoding glycosyltransferase family 1 protein: MKILHIPTGGLFSDGIGTFIYSYLECMDLDKWEVTVLATNIPLLEDKAKFENLGIQVVVLERKKTAIIHYMCQLYKLIRANKYDIIHVHGSSSLMSIELSVAKIAGVPVRIAHSHNTTCDHRKLDKVLRPVFHKLYTQAWACGEGAGKWLFTNREYTIVHNARNIKRYQFSESKRQQFRKKLSLKDTTLALGHVGRFNVQKNHEFLVLLMENLVIQGLDVKLFLVGEGSTLSKIKNMVSEKSLEDRVFLLGHLNDMKSFVSAMDIMLLPSLYEGLPLVSVEWQINGIQCILSDTITKECIYTKQVTSLPIGTPLYWGKAIRDFCPEDRLRQSIENQRLAREAGYDIELESVKLDTLYNKLIMAIKDRTRK, translated from the coding sequence ATGAAGATTTTGCATATTCCAACAGGTGGCTTATTTTCAGATGGAATAGGGACGTTTATCTATTCTTATTTAGAATGCATGGATCTAGATAAATGGGAAGTGACAGTTTTAGCTACTAATATTCCACTGTTAGAAGATAAAGCAAAATTTGAGAATTTAGGTATCCAGGTAGTAGTTCTAGAGCGGAAAAAAACTGCGATTATTCACTATATGTGTCAATTATACAAATTAATAAGAGCTAATAAATATGATATAATTCATGTTCATGGTAGTAGTTCTTTAATGTCAATCGAGCTATCTGTTGCAAAAATTGCAGGGGTCCCAGTAAGGATTGCCCATAGTCATAATACTACTTGTGACCATAGGAAATTAGATAAAGTATTACGGCCAGTATTTCATAAGTTGTATACGCAGGCGTGGGCATGTGGTGAAGGAGCTGGGAAATGGCTTTTTACCAATAGAGAATATACTATTGTTCATAATGCAAGAAATATAAAGCGTTATCAATTTAGTGAGTCCAAACGACAACAATTTAGAAAAAAATTATCTCTTAAAGATACAACTCTTGCTTTAGGTCATGTTGGTCGCTTTAATGTTCAAAAAAATCATGAATTTCTTGTGTTATTAATGGAAAATTTAGTAATACAAGGACTAGATGTTAAATTATTTTTAGTAGGTGAAGGGTCAACTTTATCAAAAATTAAGAATATGGTTTCTGAAAAATCTTTAGAAGATAGGGTCTTCCTTTTAGGTCATCTTAATGATATGAAATCATTTGTGTCTGCTATGGATATAATGCTTCTCCCAAGCTTGTACGAAGGTCTCCCTCTGGTGTCAGTAGAATGGCAAATAAATGGAATACAATGTATCTTATCTGATACTATAACAAAGGAGTGTATCTACACTAAACAAGTGACTTCTTTACCAATTGGGACCCCTCTTTATTGGGGAAAAGCGATAAGAGATTTCTGTCCAGAAGATAGATTGAGACAATCAATTGAGAATCAAAGACTTGCGAGAGAAGCTGGTTATGATATTGAACTAGAATCAGTTAAATTAGATACTTTATACAATAAATTGATAATGGCTATAAAAGATAGGACAAGAAAATGA